The Acaryochloris marina S15 genome contains the following window.
TTCTCACCCAGACAAAGCCCCAACCCACCACTCCATCTTCATCCCATCCCCCTACTCTCTATGATTAACTATTGGCTCAATAGTTAATCATAGAGAGTAGGGGTAAGACCTATCCGGATATTGCTAGGTGGTGAGGTGAGATTATCTCATACCCTCTTGGAAGTCCCCTTGGAATCAGTACTTCGGGGAAAATATATAAGATCACACAGAAATCTGAAAGTCTCTGATGTTGAAGCATTTTAGCAAGGGGGATGAAATAATCTCCCACCACCATATTGCTATAGATGATAGGAAAGATCACTTTTGCAGGAAAGTCAAAAAGATTATTGATAAAGTAAATGCAATAAAAACCTAAAATGTATAAAGTAAAATCATTCTAGTGCTATTTGTATTTGAATGTACCCTAAATCATCAAAGATGCTGCGGAGCTACTATTTTGTGCGTCTTCATCTAATCCAAGACTTGTTTTATTGATAGTTTATAAATAAAAATTACTGGGTCAGTTCATTCCCATCTACATCAACCTGATGAATAATTTGGGAAGAGTGAATTCGCCATTTCTTGTAGTACTCGGAAACATCATTACGATGGATTTTTCTAGGTTCGACTACACATCCAATTGCTCTATCTTTTATGAAATCAAAATCACCACTCAATAGATCTGTAAAAAAGGATAAGGCTGCCTGAGTGGCCATCCCAGTAATTCCGCCAATCCAAATAACATTGTTATCCAGATTAAAAATACTCTTTGAAATTATTACAAACCCTGCATGTGGATGATCATTTGAATGTGAGCCAAAGTAAGTTTTATTATTAGAACCTCCCGCAACTACTGGCTCAGTACATCTGCCATCAGGCGTCATAGAAAATTTTAACGGTTCAATGACATGATTCAACAGAGCTGCATAAAGATTGATAGTTCCAGATCCAACAACAATAACATTTCGATCCGTGACTAAGTCAGCAGTATCTTGCCATTCATCAATTCCTACTTTTAGATCTAGTTTATTGATCTTTGATAATGCTTCTATTAAACCAACCGTATCACTAGTTGCAGCACTCGTAAGCAGGCCTCCTCTATCTCTATTTGTCTCTCCTAAAATAACTGCCCATTTACTCCTTACGCCTGACATACATTCTTGCAAATCTTTTAGTGTTATGTCAGGCCGTAGATATCCCCAGTTTAAGAAGCATAATGCAGGTATGGCATCTTTTTGGTTTAGCGTAAAATGTCTAGCTAACTTTTCTTCTTGAGGGTTTAAAGCACGGTGTTCAAGAATATAACGGTCTGATTCTTTGGTTGGACGAAACAACCTTTCTATAAGTACTAGTTTGCTATAAACAGAGTTTGATACTGCAATGCGACCAGTGGGACACTCTTTTTGCAATTCAAGTGCAGTTCGTAATCCCTCAGATCCCCCTACTTGTCTCTGATCATTAGGAATATCGCTTAATTGCGTATCTTCACTGTTAAGTGCAATGCCAATACGCACAAACAATGGCGTATTTCTAAGCACTTCGTTT
Protein-coding sequences here:
- a CDS encoding caspase, EACC1-associated type, coding for MARVALLIGTADYTSFKHLGRFPHNNLRELQEVLLNPAMGNFEEVDLLEDPTHGEMGEEIETWLRRRQKDDFVLLYITGHGVKDFQLQLYFAAKTSQKEGNKLLTSTALAAQSVNDWLNSCKAKKQVIILDCCFSGAFGNRRFLDDGKLDIERELIAEGRVVLTSSSSTEYSFHETGERLSIYTHHLVEGIRTGEADIDADNVITTGDLHHYVSNKAREKFPEMTPQIFVMEDLGYRLKIATANLQLGEQLMRSVPETIVNMDISHIEQLRTLVNADVSYQAFMRDFAEISEKIFCKNFGGHEWLCEGNCRIYLYDDPQEAAFASLRFLEHLQHLNIKNEVLRNTPLFVRIGIALNSEDTQLSDIPNDQRQVGGSEGLRTALELQKECPTGRIAVSNSVYSKLVLIERLFRPTKESDRYILEHRALNPQEEKLARHFTLNQKDAIPALCFLNWGYLRPDITLKDLQECMSGVRSKWAVILGETNRDRGGLLTSAATSDTVGLIEALSKINKLDLKVGIDEWQDTADLVTDRNVIVVGSGTINLYAALLNHVIEPLKFSMTPDGRCTEPVVAGGSNNKTYFGSHSNDHPHAGFVIISKSIFNLDNNVIWIGGITGMATQAALSFFTDLLSGDFDFIKDRAIGCVVEPRKIHRNDVSEYYKKWRIHSSQIIHQVDVDGNELTQ